A single region of the Ascaphus truei isolate aAscTru1 chromosome 6, aAscTru1.hap1, whole genome shotgun sequence genome encodes:
- the SCN2B gene encoding sodium channel regulatory subunit beta-2 isoform X2, producing the protein MGMRASPPSPVPVLLSIGLSILAVCGMEVSVPSTVYALNGSDIRLTCSFNSCYKMDNKLFSMNWTYRSCENCSEETFIQYDKKIINLRLDRFQNRVEFSGNPSKNNVSVVIREVQLNDEGEYHCYVLNPPDRHKGTGKIRLKVLTEVPPERDSTVAVLVGATVGGFLAVVILILVIVKCVRRKKQQTLNSEDQKTEEELKTDGEGNPGVEVKEGEEL; encoded by the exons ATGGGCATGAGAGCGAGCCCACCTTCTCCCGTGCCAGTCCTGCTCTCTATAGGGCTCAGCATCCTGG CGGTGTGCGGGATGGAAGTCTCTGTGCCCAGCACGGTGTATGCCCTGAATGGCTCCGACATCCGGTTGACGTGTTCCTTCAACTCTTGCTACAAGATGGATAACAAACTGTTCTCTATGAACTGGACATACCGGAGCTGCGAGAACTGCAGCGAGGAGACG TTCATCCAGTATGATAAGAAGATTATTAACCTGCGTCTGGATCGGTTTCAAAACCGCGTGGAGTTTTCCGGGAACCCCAGTAAGAATAACGTGTCCGTAGTGATCCGAGAAGTCCAGCTGAACGATGAGGGCGAGTATCACTGCTACGTGCTGAACCCGCCGGACCGGCACAAGGGGACCGGCAAAATCCGACTCAAAGTCCTAACTGAGG TGCCCCCTGAGAGGGATTCCACGGTGGCCGTTCTGGTTGGAGCTACAGTCGGAGGATTTCTCGCGGTTGTGATTTTGATCCTGGTGATCGTAAAATGCGTGAGACGGAAAAAACAGCAAACTCTAAACTCCGAGGATCAGAAAACGGAGGAAGAACTGAAGACTGATGGGGAGGGAAACCCCGGGGTAGAAGTGAAG
- the SCN2B gene encoding sodium channel regulatory subunit beta-2 isoform X1, whose amino-acid sequence MGMRASPPSPVPVLLSIGLSILAVCGMEVSVPSTVYALNGSDIRLTCSFNSCYKMDNKLFSMNWTYRSCENCSEETFIQYDKKIINLRLDRFQNRVEFSGNPSKNNVSVVIREVQLNDEGEYHCYVLNPPDRHKGTGKIRLKVLTEVPPERDSTVAVLVGATVGGFLAVVILILVIVKCVRRKKQQTLNSEDQKTEEELKTDGEGNPGVEVKAAIPEVQ is encoded by the exons ATGGGCATGAGAGCGAGCCCACCTTCTCCCGTGCCAGTCCTGCTCTCTATAGGGCTCAGCATCCTGG CGGTGTGCGGGATGGAAGTCTCTGTGCCCAGCACGGTGTATGCCCTGAATGGCTCCGACATCCGGTTGACGTGTTCCTTCAACTCTTGCTACAAGATGGATAACAAACTGTTCTCTATGAACTGGACATACCGGAGCTGCGAGAACTGCAGCGAGGAGACG TTCATCCAGTATGATAAGAAGATTATTAACCTGCGTCTGGATCGGTTTCAAAACCGCGTGGAGTTTTCCGGGAACCCCAGTAAGAATAACGTGTCCGTAGTGATCCGAGAAGTCCAGCTGAACGATGAGGGCGAGTATCACTGCTACGTGCTGAACCCGCCGGACCGGCACAAGGGGACCGGCAAAATCCGACTCAAAGTCCTAACTGAGG TGCCCCCTGAGAGGGATTCCACGGTGGCCGTTCTGGTTGGAGCTACAGTCGGAGGATTTCTCGCGGTTGTGATTTTGATCCTGGTGATCGTAAAATGCGTGAGACGGAAAAAACAGCAAACTCTAAACTCCGAGGATCAGAAAACGGAGGAAGAACTGAAGACTGATGGGGAGGGAAACCCCGGGGTAGAAGTGAAG GCAGCCATACCTGAGGTCCAGTGA